A stretch of the Chitinispirillales bacterium ANBcel5 genome encodes the following:
- a CDS encoding bifunctional (p)ppGpp synthetase/guanosine-3',5'-bis(diphosphate) 3'-pyrophosphohydrolase: protein MDSGLFLPSASLDQTCELFLSKIKEVNPKVHTELIEKAFRFSWEAHKDQLRKSGEPFLAHPAAVSLILAEQRLDSVTISAGLLHDVLEDTTIKKETLAEEFGDEIALLVDGVTKISTFQLKSRQERQAETYRKMLLSMAKDLRVIIIKFADRLHNLRTLKYLEPDRIRAIATETLDIYAPLAHRLGMAKIKWELEDLAFKHLYPEEYKDIVAKVVANRVERESLIDNFTFPLRRRLEEEGIEATIVGRPKHFYSIYRKMVQRNKPFEEIFDLLALRVITKSIRDCYHVLGIIHSLWTPVQERFKDYISTPKSNGYQSLHTTVYGEQGHIVELQIRTWEMNQVAEDGIAAHWLYKSGSKEMSRDDKALVWLKNLIEWQKDLTDSTEFYEFFKIDLFHAEIFVFTPNGDLISLPKGATVLDFAFSVHTQLGLHCIGAKIDGKIEPINKQLKSGQTVEILHLNSKSPSINWLREVKTPKARSAIRRWLKNTGKQESIDLGKKIVHTSYKKLHSTTSFNDHTPGLLQFLGLINLDRLYELVGNGELPISRVMQYFKVRKVKKSVPSNMVSRLMGTFTGRNQGILVGGNDNLMIRFAKCCNPIPGDPIVGFVTRGRGISVHRDDCANVEFFSADPERKIDVRWDEGEQKKYHVSLEVVGGDRPGLLHEISQVYSEFGANVLEGSIKTISQQARSKFRIEIRNRNQLKQIFRRLQRIKGIENVTRVKDYINYPQDSSQQRE from the coding sequence ATGGATTCAGGGCTTTTTCTCCCATCAGCATCATTAGATCAGACCTGTGAATTATTCCTCAGCAAAATTAAAGAGGTCAATCCAAAGGTACATACAGAGCTGATTGAAAAAGCATTCAGATTTTCCTGGGAAGCCCACAAAGATCAGCTACGAAAATCAGGAGAGCCTTTCCTGGCCCACCCGGCTGCTGTTTCCCTGATCCTTGCCGAACAGCGCCTTGATTCTGTCACTATCTCTGCCGGTCTCCTTCATGATGTGCTTGAAGACACAACGATTAAAAAGGAAACACTGGCTGAAGAATTTGGTGATGAAATCGCACTTCTTGTGGATGGTGTGACTAAAATAAGCACTTTTCAACTGAAGTCCCGTCAGGAGCGACAAGCCGAAACGTATCGAAAAATGCTTCTCTCCATGGCTAAGGATCTACGGGTAATAATCATAAAATTTGCCGATCGCCTCCATAACCTCAGAACACTAAAATATCTTGAGCCCGATCGCATACGGGCGATTGCAACCGAAACGTTAGATATTTATGCTCCCCTGGCACATAGGCTTGGAATGGCTAAAATTAAATGGGAGCTTGAGGACCTTGCCTTTAAGCATCTCTACCCCGAAGAGTACAAAGACATTGTAGCTAAGGTGGTTGCAAACCGTGTTGAAAGAGAGTCTTTAATAGATAATTTTACTTTTCCGCTCCGAAGGAGGCTGGAAGAGGAGGGCATTGAGGCAACAATTGTAGGCAGACCGAAGCATTTCTATAGCATCTATAGAAAAATGGTTCAACGCAACAAACCCTTTGAGGAGATTTTTGACCTTCTTGCACTCAGGGTTATCACCAAGTCCATAAGAGATTGTTATCACGTACTGGGCATTATACACTCTTTATGGACCCCGGTTCAGGAGCGGTTTAAAGATTACATAAGTACCCCTAAGAGTAATGGGTACCAATCTTTGCATACCACGGTCTATGGGGAGCAGGGACATATTGTTGAACTTCAGATACGTACATGGGAGATGAACCAAGTAGCTGAGGATGGTATCGCTGCACATTGGCTGTACAAAAGTGGTTCAAAAGAGATGAGCAGAGATGATAAAGCTCTGGTGTGGTTAAAAAATTTAATTGAATGGCAAAAAGACCTTACAGACTCAACCGAATTTTATGAATTTTTTAAAATCGATCTCTTTCATGCAGAAATATTTGTTTTCACTCCAAATGGGGATTTAATTTCGCTTCCCAAAGGTGCCACGGTACTTGATTTTGCCTTTTCTGTACACACTCAACTGGGTCTTCACTGTATTGGCGCCAAGATTGATGGCAAAATCGAACCAATCAACAAGCAACTAAAAAGTGGTCAAACAGTAGAAATTCTCCACCTTAACTCAAAATCTCCCTCAATAAACTGGTTAAGAGAGGTAAAAACCCCAAAGGCCAGAAGTGCCATACGGCGTTGGCTTAAAAACACAGGGAAACAGGAAAGCATTGATCTTGGCAAGAAAATCGTCCATACTTCCTATAAAAAACTCCATTCAACGACTTCGTTTAACGACCATACTCCCGGTCTTCTTCAGTTTCTTGGCCTGATAAACCTCGATCGCCTTTATGAACTGGTTGGTAATGGTGAGCTACCAATAAGTAGAGTGATGCAGTATTTTAAAGTTCGTAAGGTGAAAAAGTCGGTTCCATCCAATATGGTATCGCGCCTTATGGGCACTTTTACCGGGCGCAATCAAGGTATACTGGTGGGCGGAAATGATAACCTAATGATTCGCTTTGCTAAGTGCTGTAATCCTATACCGGGAGACCCGATTGTGGGATTTGTGACCCGTGGGAGGGGGATCTCGGTGCACAGGGACGATTGTGCCAACGTAGAGTTCTTCTCTGCTGACCCGGAACGCAAAATTGATGTACGCTGGGATGAAGGCGAGCAGAAAAAGTACCATGTTTCTCTTGAAGTGGTAGGAGGTGACCGACCGGGCCTTTTGCACGAGATAAGCCAGGTGTACTCAGAATTTGGAGCAAATGTTCTTGAAGGCTCAATAAAAACCATAAGCCAACAAGCCAGAAGCAAGTTTAGAATCGAAATCAGAAACAGAAATCAATTAAAACAGATTTTTAGAAGATTGCAGAGAATTAAAGGAATTGAAAACGTTACCCGTGTAAAAGATTATATTAACTACCCTCAGGACAGCTCTCAACAGAGGGAGTAA
- a CDS encoding L,D-transpeptidase family protein: MWQKAKLYLIYKYKELQFRYQTWRKARDISRAYSHTPWINVAQVKTKAKRVIFIGSLLGIGLLSIFFLWKAISFIPFSQIYTTVLSVPQRISERMALKDEPEATDSIQVASPTIEKNSYDDVLDLETKKQDSIQKEDLEPYEAFVASIPDTSFSDHIIFADKNVATLFLIQRVENGWDVVREYPMATGEVEGPKEVEGDKKTPQGLYFIIGRKGNHELTPLYGPLAYVLDYPNPWDIEANRTGSGIWIHGSHLGNTPPEFTAGCLAIANDDVLDLGSFLQAGYGIPVVIVCGEHVPVFDTTYFERMINRNTKLVHDYNKHSEMFYDLVKEWKGVWESMDIEHYTTFYSTNVFRSGREHWNSFRERKVRTFNLYDVIEIEIDHFVLTELSETEATVKFSQIYSTNLNRFVNGKRLIFVNDNGEWKITQESTFPKQELFL, translated from the coding sequence ATGTGGCAAAAAGCTAAACTATATCTGATCTATAAATACAAAGAACTACAGTTCAGGTATCAAACCTGGCGAAAAGCGCGTGATATATCCCGTGCCTATAGTCATACTCCATGGATCAATGTAGCTCAGGTGAAGACTAAAGCTAAGAGGGTGATCTTTATAGGCTCTCTTTTAGGGATAGGGCTTCTGAGCATCTTTTTTCTGTGGAAAGCGATTTCATTTATACCATTTTCTCAAATCTATACCACAGTCCTAAGTGTTCCACAACGGATCAGTGAGAGAATGGCCCTAAAAGATGAACCTGAAGCAACAGATTCCATACAGGTAGCTTCTCCTACTATAGAAAAAAATAGTTATGATGATGTTTTGGACCTGGAAACGAAAAAGCAGGATTCGATTCAAAAAGAAGATTTAGAACCTTATGAAGCGTTTGTGGCATCGATCCCCGACACTTCATTCTCGGATCATATTATTTTTGCCGACAAAAACGTGGCAACACTGTTTCTTATCCAAAGAGTGGAAAATGGCTGGGATGTTGTGCGTGAATACCCCATGGCCACCGGCGAAGTAGAAGGTCCCAAGGAGGTAGAGGGGGATAAAAAAACTCCACAGGGACTCTATTTTATAATCGGTCGAAAAGGTAACCATGAACTTACCCCCCTATACGGGCCCCTTGCCTATGTGCTGGATTACCCCAACCCCTGGGACATTGAAGCAAACAGAACAGGAAGTGGAATATGGATACATGGAAGTCACTTAGGTAACACCCCACCAGAGTTCACCGCCGGATGTCTTGCGATAGCAAATGATGATGTGCTTGATTTAGGTTCTTTTCTTCAGGCAGGATATGGCATTCCGGTAGTTATAGTATGTGGCGAACATGTACCAGTTTTTGATACTACTTATTTTGAGCGTATGATAAACAGAAACACCAAGCTGGTACATGACTACAACAAGCATTCAGAAATGTTTTATGATCTGGTTAAGGAGTGGAAAGGGGTTTGGGAATCTATGGACATAGAGCACTACACAACTTTCTACAGCACCAATGTTTTTAGAAGTGGTCGGGAACACTGGAATTCTTTTAGAGAAAGAAAGGTCAGAACCTTCAATCTATATGATGTAATAGAGATTGAAATAGACCACTTCGTATTAACAGAACTTTCGGAAACAGAAGCGACGGTTAAATTTTCCCAGATCTATTCGACCAATCTCAACCGCTTCGTGAATGGTAAAAGATTAATATTCGTTAATGATAATGGGGAGTGGAAAATAACCCAGGAATCTACTTTCCCCAAACAGGAGCTCTTCTTATGA
- a CDS encoding glycosyltransferase family 9 protein, with protein MCEKKASTLLSSLKVSNILSYEEDQKQLFTQQWKSLCQQIKRKFDLCIVLDKTPELCQLYLAAKSGATARIGFGDGYNAPFLNIQLKNQSETANIFEQNRALTQLLGNTRQKIKWSVAKSTLKDIEHLLKQHSISQNSPLLGIDLPYLLSTFDKGWIMELIKCIKKDCRFSLFAFDALCAEQQTPSWISELNLKVIPQLSLPRAAALISLSDTIITGKSTLFAISTMLSAKNIAIFEKKDAKYYENSKTYIISYNNTPDRNTIEQVMKFLIKSDYKSQKKNNATTVK; from the coding sequence GTGTGTGAAAAAAAAGCTTCAACACTTCTTTCTTCTTTGAAAGTAAGCAATATATTAAGCTATGAAGAGGATCAAAAACAGCTTTTTACCCAGCAGTGGAAATCTTTATGTCAGCAAATAAAGCGAAAATTTGATCTATGCATTGTGCTCGACAAAACCCCTGAGCTGTGTCAGCTGTATCTGGCAGCCAAAAGTGGTGCTACTGCCCGAATTGGTTTTGGAGATGGTTATAATGCACCATTTTTAAACATTCAGCTAAAAAACCAATCTGAAACGGCAAACATCTTTGAGCAAAATAGAGCATTAACACAGCTTCTGGGAAATACAAGGCAAAAGATTAAATGGTCTGTTGCTAAATCGACCCTTAAAGATATAGAGCATCTGCTAAAACAACACTCTATTTCACAAAATTCGCCCCTTCTTGGAATTGATCTTCCCTACCTTTTATCTACATTTGATAAGGGGTGGATAATGGAGCTTATAAAATGTATAAAAAAAGATTGCAGGTTTTCGCTATTTGCTTTCGATGCATTATGTGCCGAGCAGCAAACACCTTCCTGGATAAGTGAGCTGAATCTCAAAGTAATTCCCCAACTCTCTTTACCCCGGGCTGCAGCACTGATTTCTCTTTCCGACACGATTATTACAGGAAAAAGCACTCTGTTTGCTATATCAACTATGCTATCAGCTAAAAATATTGCTATTTTTGAGAAAAAAGATGCTAAATATTACGAAAATTCAAAAACTTATATAATTTCTTACAACAATACGCCTGACAGAAACACAATAGAACAGGTAATGAAGTTCCTAATTAAATCAGATTATAAATCACAGAAAAAAAATAATGCCACTACTGTTAAATAA
- a CDS encoding sensor domain-containing diguanylate cyclase, with amino-acid sequence MFVKLIKILLLITSVVMITASVSGIPEAFLGEVTKSDYIPVLAVLGLLITVFLSTLRRRDPQIGAATLVFLCAWAIFSFSVFSPDPVYNTSFIFLYLVLIVSSALLNRHLAWVWVVSLFFIYKISVLLYNTSFDIVLFYSIISEKLLIRFPLVATLCMSGFLPWFFLRRTAVRHTVKREKAKTGGTKAAKSSGPEGIPSSSKSDNVVIEAITNDSSHKSLEELLSSIVYFVSRNFKAYSSMAYIYNPAKKVFRLNSFQSKSIYILQNAIIPAGRGVLGNLGSNKQIFMSGDISLYHSDMGYYSKPEPVNSILAAAIISQDGELLGCLVLDSKDKNAFRDQDKELLKRFTKIAAALITNVRMRVFQERAATTFQIFYEMSHKFTTALKKDDVFDILFEMVQRITNCSRTMIILLDEKKRKAVVHKVCGEGDEIPENFEFPINAGLYSFAIQKNRVLNIPDMQAYKNDKFFRFFAGEPTPDNLNSLLLLPITDDEKRCTGLVSLESKELNYFSAHIQKILATMVENASVAFTRALLYECMEKLATTDGLTGLNNHRNFQEILTRELERSRRYGHTLSLLLMDIDHFKNFNDTYGHPVGDLVLKEIAACIRNSVRINDIPARYGGEEFAVIIPETPEKGSLSIAERIRQSIEEHVVVSENHRLKVTISVGCAVFPFHGETQQQLIDNADKALYYSKENGRNRVTLCNKKVTLKSS; translated from the coding sequence ATGTTTGTTAAGTTGATAAAAATTTTATTACTAATAACTTCTGTAGTGATGATTACAGCGTCAGTTTCGGGAATTCCTGAGGCATTTCTGGGAGAAGTAACTAAATCAGATTACATACCGGTTTTAGCTGTTTTAGGGTTATTGATTACTGTTTTTTTATCTACTCTCAGGCGCAGAGACCCTCAGATAGGTGCTGCTACACTGGTGTTTCTTTGTGCATGGGCCATATTTAGCTTTTCTGTGTTTTCTCCGGATCCGGTGTATAACACAAGCTTTATCTTTTTGTACCTGGTACTTATTGTTTCATCCGCTCTTTTAAACAGGCATTTAGCCTGGGTGTGGGTAGTATCGCTATTTTTTATCTATAAAATAAGTGTTCTTCTATATAACACCTCTTTTGATATCGTTCTGTTCTATTCGATAATATCCGAAAAGCTCCTGATTCGTTTTCCGCTAGTTGCAACACTGTGCATGAGCGGATTTTTGCCGTGGTTTTTTTTACGTAGAACGGCTGTAAGGCATACAGTAAAAAGGGAAAAAGCAAAAACAGGTGGTACAAAGGCAGCTAAGAGCTCAGGGCCGGAGGGTATCCCTTCTTCATCAAAAAGTGACAATGTGGTAATTGAGGCGATAACCAATGATTCAAGCCATAAATCCCTAGAAGAATTGTTGTCCAGTATCGTTTATTTTGTGAGCAGAAACTTTAAAGCCTATTCATCGATGGCCTATATCTATAATCCAGCCAAGAAAGTTTTCAGACTCAACTCGTTTCAGTCTAAAAGCATATATATTCTTCAAAATGCAATAATTCCTGCAGGTCGGGGTGTACTTGGGAATCTTGGAAGTAACAAACAGATCTTTATGAGTGGAGATATAAGTCTTTACCACTCTGATATGGGGTATTACTCAAAACCAGAGCCTGTGAATTCCATACTGGCTGCTGCAATAATTTCCCAGGACGGAGAGCTTCTGGGGTGTCTTGTTTTGGACAGTAAAGATAAAAACGCATTCAGAGATCAGGATAAAGAACTTCTTAAAAGGTTTACAAAGATAGCTGCCGCTTTGATTACAAACGTAAGAATGAGAGTGTTTCAGGAGCGGGCTGCAACAACGTTTCAAATTTTTTATGAAATGAGTCATAAGTTCACAACAGCACTTAAAAAAGATGACGTATTTGATATCCTGTTTGAGATGGTCCAAAGAATCACAAACTGTTCACGAACCATGATTATTCTGCTTGATGAGAAAAAAAGAAAAGCTGTTGTTCACAAAGTCTGCGGTGAGGGGGACGAAATCCCCGAAAATTTTGAGTTTCCAATTAATGCTGGTCTATATTCATTTGCTATTCAGAAAAACCGGGTTTTAAATATACCGGATATGCAGGCTTACAAAAATGATAAGTTTTTCCGATTCTTTGCTGGGGAACCCACCCCTGACAACCTCAACTCTCTTCTCCTTTTACCGATAACAGATGATGAGAAGCGCTGTACTGGTTTGGTATCTTTAGAAAGCAAAGAACTTAACTATTTTTCTGCTCACATACAAAAGATCTTAGCAACTATGGTAGAAAATGCATCCGTTGCTTTTACTCGTGCTCTTTTATATGAATGTATGGAGAAACTTGCCACAACTGATGGGCTTACAGGGCTGAATAATCATAGAAACTTTCAGGAAATATTGACAAGAGAACTTGAGCGAAGCAGGCGTTACGGACATACGCTCTCGCTGCTGCTGATGGATATTGATCACTTCAAGAACTTTAATGATACCTATGGACACCCTGTTGGTGATCTTGTGCTTAAAGAAATTGCTGCATGTATACGCAATTCCGTGAGAATTAATGATATTCCTGCACGGTACGGAGGCGAGGAATTTGCGGTAATAATTCCCGAAACACCGGAAAAGGGGTCCTTGTCGATTGCTGAGAGAATCAGACAATCCATAGAAGAACACGTTGTAGTAAGTGAAAATCACCGACTAAAAGTTACAATAAGTGTTGGGTGTGCAGTGTTTCCATTTCATGGTGAAACCCAGCAGCAATTAATCGATAATGCCGATAAGGCACTTTACTACTCTAAAGAAAATGGAAGAAACAGAGTAACCCTTTGCAACAAGAAGGTAACCCTTAAATCCTCCTAA
- a CDS encoding MBL fold metallo-hydrolase gives MKITFLGTGTSHGVPSLDCMIHDYSFCPSGVCKRSQTDKKHRRTRSSLLITSQNKNILIDITPDFRYQALREKIKRIDSILLTHAHADHIGGIPDIRSYTRNRRLFIYGSQESIRSVKETFSYIFKSDTFVGGGIPDIGTCTVREPFELLDLSIQPVPVVHGPLKGCFGYRIGDVGYIPDVKTIPGNSMDLLKSVKVLILNCLRKNRTHSTHLTLSESMKIARELSPEKCYFIHMACDIDYEFDTELLEPWMQFSYDGLTIKIDQ, from the coding sequence GTGAAAATTACATTTCTTGGTACAGGAACATCTCATGGTGTGCCATCTCTTGATTGTATGATACATGATTACTCATTCTGTCCATCAGGCGTCTGTAAGCGCTCACAGACTGACAAAAAACACAGGCGCACCCGTTCCTCACTGTTAATTACATCTCAGAATAAAAATATACTTATTGATATTACCCCTGATTTCAGATACCAGGCTTTGCGTGAGAAGATAAAGAGAATCGATTCCATTCTTTTAACCCACGCACATGCAGACCACATAGGTGGTATTCCCGATATCCGTTCATACACCAGAAACAGGCGACTTTTTATATACGGTTCACAGGAAAGTATTAGGTCCGTAAAAGAAACATTTTCCTACATTTTTAAAAGCGATACTTTCGTCGGGGGTGGAATACCAGATATTGGAACTTGTACGGTACGGGAACCATTTGAACTCCTGGATCTTTCAATACAACCGGTACCAGTGGTGCATGGCCCACTCAAGGGGTGCTTTGGTTACAGAATAGGAGATGTGGGGTATATACCTGATGTGAAAACAATACCCGGTAATTCTATGGATCTGTTAAAGAGTGTAAAGGTACTTATCCTAAACTGCTTGAGAAAGAACAGGACACACTCAACTCACCTTACGCTTTCTGAAAGTATGAAAATAGCAAGAGAGTTGTCTCCTGAAAAGTGCTATTTTATACATATGGCCTGTGATATTGATTATGAGTTTGACACAGAGCTTTTAGAACCGTGGATGCAATTTTCTTATGATGGATTAACTATAAAAATAGATCAATAA
- the pyrE gene encoding orotate phosphoribosyltransferase → MEQYKKEFIEFMVRSNVLTFGDFVTKSGRRTPFFINTGNYSTGEQLNKLGQFYAEALNRRLGTSFDVLFGPAYKGIPLAVTTSVALCSHFSHNVSFCFNRKEAKDHGEGGTIVGCKLKENLKVVIIEDVTTAGTSVRESIPLLQATATVRVKGLVVSVDRMEKGTGEKSALCELKDEFGIDAFSIVTLDEIVSYLYKREIDGMIVLDESVYARIEEYRAKYGAKC, encoded by the coding sequence ATGGAGCAGTATAAAAAAGAATTCATTGAATTTATGGTAAGATCTAATGTCCTTACTTTTGGTGATTTTGTTACAAAAAGCGGAAGACGTACTCCATTTTTTATAAATACCGGAAACTACAGTACAGGGGAGCAATTAAATAAACTTGGTCAGTTTTACGCAGAAGCATTAAACAGAAGATTAGGTACCAGCTTTGATGTATTATTTGGCCCTGCGTATAAGGGGATACCTCTTGCAGTTACAACTTCAGTTGCACTATGTTCACATTTTTCACACAATGTATCTTTTTGTTTTAACCGAAAAGAGGCAAAAGATCACGGTGAGGGCGGAACTATAGTTGGTTGTAAACTTAAAGAAAACCTTAAGGTGGTAATTATTGAAGATGTTACCACTGCAGGCACATCAGTAAGGGAATCTATTCCGCTGCTTCAGGCTACAGCTACAGTTAGAGTAAAAGGATTAGTGGTATCCGTTGATAGGATGGAAAAGGGCACCGGAGAGAAAAGCGCGTTATGTGAACTGAAGGATGAGTTTGGTATAGATGCTTTTTCGATTGTAACTCTTGATGAAATCGTTAGTTATCTCTATAAAAGAGAAATAGATGGCATGATTGTGCTGGATGAATCTGTGTATGCTCGAATTGAGGAGTATAGGGCCAAATATGGTGCAAAATGCTAA
- a CDS encoding ElyC/SanA/YdcF family protein, with protein sequence MIIATPKLLKSSLVVVFTTLVALLFLARAGVWLLVSDQVPARLDTVFTFAGEAARVRYSRELVEKNVRAHWLLSDYEDGYARLLKLDGFTMDRVTAVDTCTNTYSEVRALQSFLNTSTWLGIRQPPNPLKVGLVSSPYHMRRIKIMIERTINDDSIEFYYLPVPLERYSLDAEMYREWWRYENVGSTVILELMKIFYFWLIS encoded by the coding sequence ATGATTATTGCTACTCCAAAGCTTCTCAAGTCTTCTCTGGTTGTTGTTTTTACAACTTTAGTTGCGCTACTGTTTCTTGCCCGCGCAGGAGTATGGCTCCTTGTGTCTGACCAGGTGCCTGCAAGACTGGATACAGTGTTTACTTTTGCCGGAGAAGCGGCGCGGGTGAGATATTCAAGAGAACTTGTAGAGAAAAACGTGAGGGCACATTGGCTTCTTAGCGATTATGAAGATGGGTATGCAAGGTTATTAAAACTGGATGGGTTTACTATGGACAGAGTTACTGCTGTTGATACCTGCACCAACACCTACTCGGAAGTCAGAGCTCTTCAGAGTTTCCTCAATACCAGCACCTGGCTTGGTATACGACAACCTCCAAACCCATTGAAGGTGGGGTTGGTATCCAGTCCTTATCATATGCGCCGAATAAAAATAATGATTGAACGAACCATAAATGACGATTCCATAGAGTTTTATTATCTTCCTGTACCACTTGAGAGGTATAGCCTTGATGCTGAGATGTACAGGGAATGGTGGAGGTATGAGAATGTCGGCTCTACGGTGATACTTGAGCTTATGAAAATATTTTACTTTTGGTTAATATCATAG
- the rfaE1 gene encoding D-glycero-beta-D-manno-heptose-7-phosphate kinase, producing MKDISVSTRRLENILNEFKNNSIAVIGDIMLDKYMWGEVRRISPEAPVPVVEIESTSTRLGGAANVVQNLNSLGINPVLISLLGDDEAGSEIKQMISESGCCSDSLICSKFRPTTTKTRIMAKHQQIVRADQEITTDLNDEEYSDLSSCFNKKIDTVKGVIISDYGKGVTSPALIKEIILQCRKNNKFLAVDPKERHFNLYNGASLITPNLKEAHAMLGIAMKTTCSDEEIRELGWKILDQLSLEHLLVTMSERGMALFEAQSRSFTHLPTVARNVFDVTGAGDTVISVFSAAYVSGATPLEAALLANHAAGLTVAELGTASVDIDTLLADCLSAIKK from the coding sequence GTGAAAGATATCTCTGTTTCCACAAGACGGTTAGAGAACATCCTTAATGAGTTTAAAAATAACTCAATAGCAGTGATTGGCGACATAATGCTTGATAAATACATGTGGGGTGAAGTACGACGGATCTCTCCTGAAGCACCCGTGCCGGTGGTTGAAATCGAATCAACTTCCACACGCCTTGGAGGTGCTGCAAATGTAGTACAGAATCTAAACAGCCTTGGCATAAACCCAGTGCTTATTTCTTTGCTTGGAGATGATGAAGCAGGTAGTGAAATAAAGCAGATGATCAGCGAATCGGGATGTTGTTCTGATTCATTGATATGCTCTAAGTTCAGACCCACCACAACCAAAACCAGAATTATGGCAAAACATCAGCAAATAGTCCGCGCTGACCAGGAGATTACAACTGATCTCAATGATGAAGAGTACTCGGATTTAAGCAGTTGTTTCAATAAAAAAATTGATACCGTAAAAGGGGTGATCATTTCAGACTATGGTAAAGGGGTCACCTCTCCAGCTCTGATCAAAGAGATTATTTTACAGTGTAGAAAAAACAATAAGTTTCTGGCAGTTGATCCCAAGGAGCGCCATTTCAATCTCTACAACGGCGCCTCGCTCATTACCCCAAATCTAAAGGAAGCTCATGCGATGCTTGGGATTGCAATGAAGACGACCTGTAGCGATGAAGAGATCAGAGAGCTTGGGTGGAAAATTTTAGACCAGCTCTCCCTTGAGCACCTTTTAGTAACAATGAGTGAAAGGGGGATGGCATTGTTTGAAGCTCAAAGCCGCTCCTTTACACATCTTCCAACTGTTGCCAGAAACGTGTTTGATGTAACCGGAGCCGGAGATACGGTAATAAGTGTGTTTAGTGCAGCATATGTATCCGGAGCGACACCGCTTGAAGCAGCGCTTTTGGCAAATCACGCTGCCGGTTTAACAGTAGCAGAGCTTGGCACAGCTTCAGTAGATATTGATACACTTCTTGCCGATTGCCTCTCAGCTATTAAGAAGTAA
- a CDS encoding site-2 protease family protein, with protein sequence MDITLYRVPAILVALTIHELAHGWVALKCGDSTAKNAGRLTLNPLSHLDLLGTVMLLFGPFGWAKPVPVNGHNLSNPKCDLALISAAGPISNIILALIIGYVIRVLYTFVPNISSAQAVFDILNLGVLINIGIAFFNLLPIPPLDGSKILLGLMPERYVPQYITISKYFPMIFMVLLVGEWLIPESNLLSSILNPLFLPFYTFWTSLIF encoded by the coding sequence ATGGATATAACACTGTATAGAGTTCCTGCCATATTAGTAGCTCTAACTATACATGAATTAGCCCACGGATGGGTTGCACTCAAATGTGGTGACTCCACTGCTAAAAATGCAGGCAGGCTCACACTCAACCCACTAAGCCATCTGGATTTGCTTGGAACCGTGATGCTCCTTTTCGGCCCGTTCGGGTGGGCAAAACCGGTTCCTGTTAATGGACACAATCTAAGCAATCCAAAGTGTGATCTTGCTCTGATTAGTGCTGCAGGGCCGATCTCAAATATCATACTGGCTCTGATAATTGGATACGTAATTCGGGTATTGTACACATTTGTTCCAAATATATCCTCTGCTCAAGCAGTGTTCGACATTCTAAATTTGGGCGTTTTGATCAATATAGGCATCGCATTTTTCAATCTTTTACCTATACCGCCACTGGATGGATCAAAAATTTTACTGGGTTTAATGCCAGAGCGCTACGTACCACAGTACATCACTATTTCTAAGTACTTTCCGATGATCTTTATGGTACTTTTGGTAGGCGAATGGCTGATACCGGAATCTAACCTACTCTCAAGTATTTTAAACCCGCTCTTTCTACCCTTTTACACTTTCTGGACATCCCTAATTTTCTGA